One stretch of Balneola sp. MJW-20 DNA includes these proteins:
- a CDS encoding DUF5723 family protein: MRKAENNIMKIVLLGIVSLFSVASMAQSRHYNSMTLGMGGGGTAYVDGFHANFINPANLAVNNYHNSTSIGLSGIGIKAGGTLAKIGVYNDYLTSGNVINGQLREDFIDDWFGSGNNTLDMNTTVNFVPIGFSHQTSRQAFSLAVRGRVTAESSINRGAAELYFYGLDSQQFGDPVSVNFSNDMVAFTEVSLGYARHIMTIPDLIIAEDVKLYAGIAPKLLMGFYAANARFNSTLQVGDQPGGFTVTNTFNYQLNTIGELSRQLQEYKRQNDLDDSVVLDDVVTYEGDDLGEIQATGFGVDLGATVEMDVSRWPVPLFVDAKKTLRVSMALTDLGSLNFDNDASRIFADGEFSYQGAVGQEDAGDFFDNLGDSLQNDVYGDFNTEGTDGIRYNLPGMYNFGASLEMGRLLAAVDYGFGFNNNGVNSRRSTLNLGLQYRLFRFLPLRVGMRSGGFSSAAYTAGFGLDFNFIEFSVAASATGNSSRNGGSNAVAWSGFIIRF, encoded by the coding sequence ATGAGAAAGGCAGAAAACAATATCATGAAAATAGTACTACTGGGCATTGTGAGCCTGTTTAGTGTAGCGTCTATGGCTCAGTCCAGACACTATAATTCTATGACCCTTGGAATGGGGGGCGGTGGAACCGCTTATGTTGACGGATTCCATGCTAATTTTATCAATCCTGCAAACCTTGCCGTCAATAATTACCATAATAGTACTTCAATCGGACTTAGTGGTATCGGAATAAAGGCTGGCGGGACTTTAGCAAAGATTGGAGTATACAATGATTACCTGACGTCGGGAAATGTGATCAACGGTCAACTCAGAGAAGATTTCATCGATGACTGGTTCGGATCCGGAAATAATACGCTGGATATGAATACCACGGTAAATTTTGTACCCATTGGATTTTCACATCAAACCAGCCGTCAGGCATTCAGTCTTGCCGTAAGAGGCAGGGTAACAGCAGAATCCTCAATTAACAGAGGTGCTGCAGAATTATATTTTTATGGACTGGATAGTCAGCAATTTGGGGATCCGGTTTCTGTGAATTTCAGCAATGATATGGTTGCATTTACCGAGGTTTCTCTGGGTTATGCAAGGCATATTATGACCATCCCTGATCTAATTATCGCTGAAGATGTGAAATTATATGCAGGTATTGCTCCTAAACTATTGATGGGATTTTATGCAGCTAATGCACGCTTTAATTCCACCCTTCAGGTAGGTGATCAGCCGGGTGGCTTTACCGTGACGAATACTTTTAACTATCAGTTGAATACAATTGGTGAACTTTCACGTCAGCTTCAGGAATATAAAAGACAAAACGATCTGGATGATAGTGTTGTCTTAGATGATGTTGTTACCTATGAAGGTGATGACCTGGGTGAGATACAGGCTACCGGTTTTGGTGTTGACCTTGGAGCAACGGTAGAAATGGATGTAAGCCGCTGGCCTGTACCGCTGTTCGTTGATGCGAAAAAGACACTGCGGGTGTCTATGGCTCTGACTGATCTTGGGTCATTAAATTTCGATAATGATGCCTCAAGGATCTTTGCAGATGGAGAATTCAGTTATCAGGGTGCTGTAGGTCAGGAAGATGCTGGAGACTTTTTTGATAATCTTGGAGATAGTCTGCAGAATGATGTGTATGGAGACTTTAATACGGAAGGAACCGATGGAATCAGATATAACCTCCCGGGTATGTACAACTTCGGAGCTTCTCTCGAGATGGGACGATTACTGGCAGCCGTGGATTATGGTTTTGGGTTTAATAACAATGGAGTGAACAGCCGCAGATCTACACTGAACCTGGGACTTCAGTACCGCTTATTCCGTTTTCTTCCTCTAAGAGTTGGAATGAGATCCGGAGGATTTTCTTCAGCGGCTTATACTGCCGGATTCGGTCTTGATTTTAACTTCATCGAATTTAGTGTTGCCGCAAGTGCGACTGGAAATTCTTCGAGAAACGGCGGTTCAAATGCAGTAGCCTGGAGCGGATTTATTATTCGTTTCTGA
- a CDS encoding NAD(P)/FAD-dependent oxidoreductase → MSQYYFDHVVIGGGLAGLAAASSLLGAERSVCLIEKESIASGASGTPLGLVNPATGRYATKSWRAEDCYKAVYNDLKKVSAGSGRSIFRENGVLRPALTNKIADRMQENTLESNWPEDWAEWISQEKIHDSYKGLNVTNGGVWLPIGLTVDIAGYLEHKAVRLQERGLKILIGSEPVVEREDGSWVIRTADHSVNCESVIYAAGHLTKRVSYWDWLPIHSVKGQVARFRTDYAFPYPCSISALGYLGSLNENEFTVGSTYEHKFDHTEPDDYGIRYLKERMKKVVPDLIESGELIGQWAGVRASTPNRKPILGEHPEHPNLYVFAGLGSKGMLYSAYLGDLLAKHILEDGPLPDEISISRISK, encoded by the coding sequence ATGAGTCAATATTATTTCGATCATGTTGTAATTGGTGGAGGCCTGGCCGGACTGGCAGCAGCCTCTTCCCTGCTCGGTGCGGAACGAAGTGTATGTTTAATTGAAAAGGAGTCTATCGCATCGGGGGCATCCGGCACACCCCTTGGATTGGTTAATCCTGCCACGGGGCGCTATGCTACTAAAAGCTGGAGAGCAGAAGATTGCTACAAGGCAGTGTATAATGATCTGAAAAAGGTTTCGGCCGGTTCAGGTAGATCCATTTTTCGCGAGAATGGAGTGCTTCGCCCGGCACTGACGAATAAGATCGCTGATCGAATGCAGGAAAATACGCTGGAAAGTAACTGGCCCGAAGACTGGGCTGAGTGGATAAGTCAGGAAAAAATTCATGACTCTTATAAAGGACTGAATGTCACTAATGGTGGTGTTTGGTTACCCATTGGCTTGACAGTAGATATTGCCGGGTATCTGGAACATAAAGCAGTTCGTTTACAGGAACGGGGTTTAAAGATCCTAATTGGATCCGAGCCGGTAGTGGAGCGGGAAGACGGATCCTGGGTGATCCGGACTGCAGATCATTCTGTCAATTGTGAGTCCGTTATATATGCTGCCGGACATCTAACGAAACGGGTATCTTACTGGGACTGGCTTCCGATTCATTCTGTAAAAGGTCAGGTTGCAAGGTTTCGAACAGACTATGCATTTCCTTACCCCTGTTCAATATCTGCTTTGGGTTACCTGGGAAGCCTGAATGAAAATGAATTTACGGTAGGCAGTACTTACGAGCATAAATTCGATCATACTGAGCCAGATGACTACGGGATCCGCTATCTGAAAGAAAGAATGAAAAAAGTAGTTCCTGATCTGATCGAAAGCGGAGAACTGATCGGCCAGTGGGCCGGAGTCAGAGCTTCAACTCCTAACCGGAAACCTATTTTGGGCGAACATCCCGAACATCCCAATCTGTATGTATTTGCCGGACTGGGATCAAAAGGGATGCTTTATTCAGCTTATCTGGGAGATCTTCTGGCCAAACATATTTTAGAAGATGGCCCTCTTCCGGATGAGATCTCTATCAGCCGGATCAGCAAATAA
- the pncA gene encoding bifunctional nicotinamidase/pyrazinamidase, producing the protein MKALIVVDIQNDFCPGGALAVEEGDQIIPAVNLLANAFDCVVYTQDWHPDEHFSFASNHDNKEAYQTINAEYGEQILWPDHCIQGSKGAEFHPELNTDHADMIVRKGYRPNIDSYSAFFENDHSTRTGLKGYLIDRNVDELHICGLATDFCVKWSAIDALKEGFKTHLIIDAIKGIDLDNSVEQAMTEMNEAGIHFLRSDEIVQ; encoded by the coding sequence ATGAAAGCATTAATAGTCGTTGATATACAGAATGATTTTTGCCCCGGTGGTGCTCTGGCAGTTGAAGAAGGTGACCAGATCATCCCTGCTGTTAACCTCCTAGCTAATGCCTTTGATTGTGTGGTTTATACTCAGGACTGGCACCCTGATGAGCATTTCTCTTTTGCCTCCAATCACGATAATAAAGAAGCATATCAAACAATCAATGCCGAATACGGAGAGCAGATCTTATGGCCTGATCATTGTATTCAGGGTAGCAAAGGAGCAGAATTTCATCCTGAATTGAACACAGATCATGCTGATATGATCGTCAGAAAAGGTTACCGACCGAATATTGATAGTTATTCCGCCTTCTTCGAAAATGATCATTCCACCCGCACCGGGCTGAAGGGCTACCTGATCGACCGAAATGTGGATGAATTACATATATGTGGACTAGCCACCGACTTCTGTGTAAAATGGTCAGCTATCGACGCACTGAAGGAGGGCTTTAAGACCCACCTGATCATTGATGCGATCAAAGGTATAGATTTGGATAACTCTGTTGAGCAAGCTATGACTGAAATGAATGAGGCCGGAATACATTTTCTTCGATCAGACGAGATAGTGCAATAA
- a CDS encoding nicotinate phosphoribosyltransferase, translated as MAQGYFLSGRHETPASFDYFFRSLPFEGGYVIFAGLSDLQALLEDFTFGVQEIEYLKKVGFRDEFLTYLKNFKFTGSLYSVKEGEVVFPGVPLIRVEGNILECQILETLLLNIVNFESLIATKASRMVQAAEGRSVLDFGLRRSQGLGGIQASKAAVIGGVRASSNVWASHTYNLPVSGTMAHSWIQSFESEYDAFKAYAEHYPDNTTLLVDTYNTLESGVPNAIRVAKELEAKGHQLKAIRLDSGDLAYFARNSRKLLDEAGLEYVKIAVSNQLDEHLIKSLLDQGAPIDLFGVGTKLVTAHDDPALDGVYKLSSFGKKPTLKISENIEKITLPGIKKVLRAYNEDGSFYADVIGLEGEKDTDLIFHPYFSNKKTNLSGYYIKELLHCVIDEGKTLIEASAPNEAARFAAEQLKRLQPEHKRFANPHVYKVGITGGLMSLRDELINQKNQ; from the coding sequence ATGGCTCAGGGGTATTTTCTCTCAGGACGCCATGAGACGCCTGCATCATTCGATTATTTCTTTCGCTCTCTACCATTTGAAGGCGGATATGTAATTTTTGCCGGCTTAAGTGATCTTCAGGCACTCCTTGAAGATTTTACTTTTGGAGTACAGGAGATCGAATACCTTAAAAAGGTCGGATTCCGGGATGAATTTTTAACCTACCTGAAGAACTTCAAATTTACCGGTTCCCTGTATTCCGTCAAAGAAGGAGAAGTTGTATTTCCCGGAGTGCCCCTGATACGAGTTGAAGGCAATATTCTTGAATGTCAGATCCTGGAAACTCTCTTACTTAATATTGTCAATTTCGAATCCCTGATAGCCACTAAGGCCTCCAGAATGGTCCAGGCCGCTGAAGGCAGATCCGTTCTGGACTTCGGGCTCAGAAGATCACAGGGGCTGGGAGGAATCCAGGCCAGTAAAGCAGCTGTCATTGGAGGCGTCCGGGCATCCTCAAATGTATGGGCATCCCACACCTACAACCTTCCTGTAAGCGGAACCATGGCTCATTCATGGATTCAATCATTTGAAAGTGAATACGATGCATTTAAAGCCTATGCAGAACATTATCCGGACAACACAACCTTACTGGTTGACACATATAATACACTTGAATCCGGAGTTCCCAATGCGATCAGGGTAGCTAAAGAGCTGGAGGCTAAGGGACATCAATTAAAAGCCATTCGTCTGGACAGCGGAGACCTGGCTTACTTTGCACGGAATAGCCGAAAGTTACTGGACGAAGCAGGGCTCGAATATGTAAAGATCGCAGTATCGAATCAGCTGGACGAGCATCTCATAAAAAGTTTACTGGATCAGGGTGCTCCTATCGATCTTTTTGGGGTTGGTACTAAACTGGTAACGGCACATGATGATCCAGCACTCGACGGAGTTTATAAACTGAGTTCATTTGGTAAAAAACCGACTCTCAAAATATCGGAGAATATCGAAAAGATTACTCTACCCGGTATCAAAAAAGTGCTCAGAGCTTATAATGAAGACGGATCCTTTTATGCGGATGTGATCGGCTTAGAAGGTGAAAAAGATACTGATCTGATATTCCACCCCTATTTCTCCAATAAAAAAACCAATTTAAGCGGCTATTATATCAAAGAATTGCTTCACTGTGTGATCGATGAAGGCAAGACTCTTATTGAAGCTTCTGCTCCCAATGAAGCAGCTCGCTTTGCAGCCGAACAACTGAAACGTCTGCAGCCTGAGCATAAACGATTTGCAAATCCCCATGTTTACAAGGTAGGGATCACCGGAGGTTTGATGAGTCTCCGGGATGAATTAATTAACCAAAAGAACCAATGA
- a CDS encoding penicillin-binding protein activator LpoB translates to MKYLLTFALITGLMVTGCRPSNKVSRIDPTTTTDLSGRWNDTDARMVSEKMINDSMTKPWLNQFSRNNSRNPVVIVGTVRNESMEHIDTEVFTKEIERAFVNSGSVTVVASRDERQEIREERVDQQTNASYESTKRMAQELGADFMMIGNISSVVDESADERTVAIFYTINMELINVETNAKVWIGNEKIKKLVERRNYRGYP, encoded by the coding sequence ATGAAATATCTATTAACTTTCGCCCTTATTACCGGGCTTATGGTGACAGGATGCAGACCATCTAATAAGGTCAGCCGGATTGACCCAACAACCACCACCGATCTTTCCGGTCGCTGGAATGATACTGATGCCCGAATGGTATCCGAAAAAATGATCAATGATTCCATGACCAAACCATGGTTAAATCAGTTCAGCCGTAATAACTCAAGAAACCCGGTTGTAATTGTAGGAACCGTACGAAATGAGAGTATGGAACACATCGATACCGAAGTATTCACCAAGGAAATCGAAAGAGCATTCGTAAACTCAGGCTCCGTCACTGTGGTAGCAAGCCGGGATGAGCGCCAGGAGATCCGTGAGGAAAGAGTGGACCAACAGACCAATGCCTCTTATGAATCGACCAAAAGAATGGCGCAGGAACTGGGCGCTGATTTTATGATGATCGGAAATATCAGTTCGGTAGTAGATGAAAGTGCGGACGAAAGAACTGTTGCCATTTTTTATACGATCAATATGGAACTCATCAATGTTGAGACCAATGCAAAAGTTTGGATCGGTAATGAGAAGATCAAAAAACTGGTTGAAAGACGTAATTACCGCGGATATCCTTAA